AATAATTCGTCAGTTTTGTAATTAATTTCAAGACGTTTGATTTCACTCATATTTATCTACCCCTTATTTGTTTACTACTATTATTATACATTAAACCACTTGTGTTTTTCATTGATTTGAAAATGTAAAACAATGAATATTATAAATTTTCCATGATTAAATTGATTTTCAAGCCGTAAAATTGTCAATCACCGGTATAGACTTTATACTATAGTTTGTAATCGCGTACTTAAGGAGAAAAAACATGGACTGTAAAGTAGTTAGTTTAAATGAAAAAGATCAGTTTATACCAAAAATAAAGAGCAGTGACCCTGTAATAACAGGATTATTTCAATATGATGCAGCTCAACAAACTAGTTTTGAAAAAAGGATGTCTAAAGAAAATAATGGAAGAGAAGCGGCATTAGCGAATGTTATTCGTGAATATATGAGTGATTTAAAGCTTTCAAGTGAACAAGAATTAAACATACAACATTTAGCTAATGGTTCAAAAGTTGTGATTGGTGGACAACAAGCAGGGCTTTTCGGGGGACCATTGTATACATTCCATAAAATATTTTCAATCATTACTTTATCTAAGGAATTAACGGATACACATAAGCAACAAGTAGTACCAGTTTTTTGGATTGCAGGAGAAGATCATGATTTCGATGAAGTGAATCATACATTTGTTTATAACGAAAATCATGGGTCGCTGCATAAGGTTAAATATCATACAATGGAGATGCCAGAGACGACTGTCTCTAGATATTATCCTGATAAGGCTGAGTTGAAACAAACTTTAAAAACGATGTTCATTCATATGAAAGAAACTGTTCATACACAAGGTCTACTGGAGATTTGTGACAGAATTATTGACCAATATGACTCGTGGACTGATATGTTTAAAGCACTACTGCATGAAACATTTAAAGCATATGGCGTTCTATTTATAGATGCGCAGTTTGAGCCGTTAAGAAAAATGGAAGCGCCTATGTTTAAAAAGATTTTGAAAAAACATCAGTTGCTTGATGATGCTTTTAGAGCAACACAACAACGTACTCAAAATCAAGGCTTGAATGCGATGATACAAACAGATACAAATGTTCATTTATTCTTACATGATGAAAATATGCGTCAATTAGTTTCGTATGATGGTAAGCATTTTAAATTAAATAAAACAGATAAGACATATATAAAGGAAGAAATTATAAATATTGCGGAAAATCAACCTGAATTATTTTCTAATAATGTAGTGACAAGACCATTAATGGAAGAATGGTTATTTAACACGGTGGCATTTGTTGGAGGACCGAGTGAAATTAAGTACTGGGCTGAACTAAAAGATGTATTTGAACTATTTGATGTTGAAATGCCTATCGTGATGCCAAGGCTTAGAATTACTTATTTAAATGACCGTATAGAAAAATTACTTTCGAAATACAATATTCCATTAGAAAAAGTGTTAGTCGATGGTGTTGAAGGAGAAAGAAGTAAGTTTATTAGAGAACAAGCATCACATCAATTTATTGAAAAGGTAGAAGGTATGATTGAACAACAGCGTCGTCTAAACAAAGACTTATTAGATGAAGTGGCGGGGAATCAAAATAATATTAACCTTGTGAATAAAAATAATGAAATTCATATACAACAGTATGATTATTTGTTAAAACGTTATCTTTTAAACATTGAAAGAGAAAACGACATCAGTATGAAGCAATTTAGAGAAATTCAAGAAACACTCCATCCAATGGGAGGATTACAAGAAAGAATATGGAATCCACTTCAAATTTTGAATGATTTTGGGACAGATGTGTTCAAGCCCTCCACCTATCCACCACTTTCTTACACTTTTGATCATATTATTATAAAACCTTAATATACCAAGGGTTTAGCCCGATTTATCTTAATGATAAATCGGGCATTTTTTTGTTTTTTAAAATAAATTTCACAAATTTTGTATAAATAGTGGTGGATAGTGGGGAGATGTGGTAAATTATATATAAGGTGAGGTGATAAAAAATGTTCATGGGAGAATACGATCATCAATTAGATACAAAAGGACGTATGATTATACCGTCCAAGTTTCGTTATGACTTAAATGAGCGTTTTATTATCACAAGAGGCCTTGATAAATGTTTATTCGGTTACACTCTAGACGAATGGCAACAGATTGAAGAGAAAATGAAAACCTTACCTATGACAAAAAAAGACGCACGTAAGTTTATGCGTATGTTCTTCTCTGGTGCTGTTGAAGTAGAACTTGATAAGCAAGGGCGTATTAACATCCCTCAAAACTTGAGGAAATACGCTAATTTAACTAAAGAATGTACAGTAATCGGTGTTTCAAATCGTATTGAGATTTGGGATAGAGAAACTTGGAATGATTTCTATGAAGAATCTGAAGAAAGTTTCGAAGATATTGCTGAAGATTTAATAGATTTTGATTTTTAAAATGGAGGAATTGAAGTGTTTCATCATATCAGCGTTATGTTAAACGAAACCATTGATTATTTAAATGTAAAAGAAAATGGTGTGTACATTGACTGTACGCTAGGTGGAGCGGGACATGCCCTTTATTTACTAAATCAATTAAATGACGACGGAAGATTAATAGCAATCGATCAAGACCAAACTGCAATTGATAATGCTAAAGAGGTATTAAAGGATCATTTGCATAAGGTGACTTTTGTTCATAGCAACTTCCGTGAATTAACTCAAATATTAAAAGACTTAAACATTGAAAAAGTAGATGGAATTTATTACGACTTGGGTGTTTCAAGCCCACAACTCGACATTCCAGAACGAGGATTCAGTTATCACCATGACGCAACATTAGACATGCGTATGGACCAAACACAAGAACTAACAGCATATGAAATTGTTAACAATTGGTCATATGAAGCGTTAGTGAAGATTTTTTATCGCTATGGCGAGGAGAAATTTTCAAAACAGATAG
The genomic region above belongs to Staphylococcus aureus and contains:
- the bshC gene encoding bacillithiol biosynthesis cysteine-adding enzyme BshC, with translation MDCKVVSLNEKDQFIPKIKSSDPVITGLFQYDAAQQTSFEKRMSKENNGREAALANVIREYMSDLKLSSEQELNIQHLANGSKVVIGGQQAGLFGGPLYTFHKIFSIITLSKELTDTHKQQVVPVFWIAGEDHDFDEVNHTFVYNENHGSLHKVKYHTMEMPETTVSRYYPDKAELKQTLKTMFIHMKETVHTQGLLEICDRIIDQYDSWTDMFKALLHETFKAYGVLFIDAQFEPLRKMEAPMFKKILKKHQLLDDAFRATQQRTQNQGLNAMIQTDTNVHLFLHDENMRQLVSYDGKHFKLNKTDKTYIKEEIINIAENQPELFSNNVVTRPLMEEWLFNTVAFVGGPSEIKYWAELKDVFELFDVEMPIVMPRLRITYLNDRIEKLLSKYNIPLEKVLVDGVEGERSKFIREQASHQFIEKVEGMIEQQRRLNKDLLDEVAGNQNNINLVNKNNEIHIQQYDYLLKRYLLNIERENDISMKQFREIQETLHPMGGLQERIWNPLQILNDFGTDVFKPSTYPPLSYTFDHIIIKP
- the rsmH gene encoding 16S rRNA (cytosine(1402)-N(4))-methyltransferase RsmH — protein: MFHHISVMLNETIDYLNVKENGVYIDCTLGGAGHALYLLNQLNDDGRLIAIDQDQTAIDNAKEVLKDHLHKVTFVHSNFRELTQILKDLNIEKVDGIYYDLGVSSPQLDIPERGFSYHHDATLDMRMDQTQELTAYEIVNNWSYEALVKIFYRYGEEKFSKQIARRIEAHREQQPITTTLELVDIIKEGIPAKARRKGGHPAKRVFQALRIAVNDELSAFEDSIEQAIELVKVDGRISVITFHSLEDRLCKQVFQEYEKGPEVPRGLPVIPEAYTPKLKRVNRKPITATEEDLDDNNRARSAKLRVAEILK
- the mraZ gene encoding division/cell wall cluster transcriptional repressor MraZ; the protein is MFMGEYDHQLDTKGRMIIPSKFRYDLNERFIITRGLDKCLFGYTLDEWQQIEEKMKTLPMTKKDARKFMRMFFSGAVEVELDKQGRINIPQNLRKYANLTKECTVIGVSNRIEIWDRETWNDFYEESEESFEDIAEDLIDFDF